Proteins from a genomic interval of Streptococcus sp. D7B5:
- the atpD gene encoding F0F1 ATP synthase subunit beta has protein sequence MSSGKIAQVIGPVVDVLFAAGETLPEINNALVVYKNDERKTKIVLEVALELGDGMVRTIAMESTDGLTRGMEVLDTGRPISVPVGKETLGRVFNVLGDTIDLDAPFAEDAERQPIHKKAPTFDELSTSSEILETGIKVIDLLAPYLKGGKVGLFGGAGVGKTVLIQELIHNIAQEHGGISVFTGVGERTREGNDLYWEMKESGVIEKTAMVFGQMNEPPGARMRVALTGLTIAEYFRDVEGQDVLLFIDNIFRFTQAGSEVSALLGRMPSAVGYQPTLATEMGQLQERITSTKKGSVTSIQAIYVPADDYTDPAPATAFAHLDSTTNLERKLVQLGIYPAVDPLASSSRALAPEIVGEEHYAVAAEVKRVLQRYHELQDIIAILGMDELSDEEKTLVARARRIQFFLSQNFNVAEQFTGQPGSYVPVAETVRGFKEILEGKHDQLPEDAFRGVGSIEDVIAKAEKMGF, from the coding sequence ATGAGTTCAGGTAAAATTGCTCAGGTTATCGGACCCGTTGTAGACGTCTTGTTTGCAGCAGGGGAAACACTTCCTGAGATTAATAATGCACTTGTCGTCTACAAAAATGACGAAAGAAAAACAAAAATCGTCCTTGAAGTAGCCTTGGAGTTGGGTGATGGTATGGTCCGTACGATCGCCATGGAATCAACAGATGGTTTGACTCGTGGAATGGAAGTTTTGGACACAGGCCGTCCAATCTCCGTTCCAGTAGGTAAAGAAACTTTGGGACGTGTCTTCAACGTTTTGGGGGATACGATTGACTTGGATGCTCCTTTCGCTGAAGACGCTGAGCGTCAGCCAATTCATAAGAAAGCTCCAACTTTTGATGAATTGTCTACCTCATCTGAAATCTTGGAAACAGGGATCAAGGTTATCGACCTTCTTGCCCCTTACCTAAAAGGTGGGAAAGTTGGACTCTTTGGTGGTGCCGGAGTTGGTAAAACTGTCTTGATCCAAGAATTGATTCACAACATTGCCCAAGAACACGGTGGTATTTCAGTATTTACTGGTGTTGGGGAACGTACTCGTGAAGGGAATGACCTTTACTGGGAAATGAAAGAATCAGGCGTTATCGAGAAAACAGCCATGGTATTTGGTCAGATGAATGAACCACCAGGAGCACGTATGCGTGTTGCCCTTACTGGTTTGACAATCGCCGAATACTTCCGTGATGTAGAAGGCCAAGATGTGCTTCTCTTTATCGACAATATCTTCCGTTTCACTCAAGCTGGTTCAGAAGTATCTGCCCTTTTGGGTCGAATGCCTTCAGCCGTTGGTTACCAACCAACACTTGCTACGGAAATGGGTCAATTGCAAGAACGTATCACATCAACTAAGAAGGGTTCTGTAACCTCTATTCAGGCTATCTATGTGCCAGCCGATGACTATACTGACCCTGCGCCAGCCACAGCCTTTGCTCACTTGGATTCAACGACTAACTTGGAACGTAAGTTGGTACAGTTGGGTATCTATCCAGCCGTTGACCCACTTGCTTCAAGCTCTCGTGCCTTGGCACCTGAAATTGTTGGTGAGGAGCACTACGCAGTTGCTGCTGAGGTTAAACGTGTCCTTCAACGTTACCATGAATTGCAAGATATCATTGCTATCCTTGGTATGGATGAACTTTCTGATGAAGAAAAGACCTTGGTTGCTCGTGCCCGTCGTATCCAGTTCTTCTTGTCTCAAAACTTTAACGTTGCAGAACAATTTACTGGCCAACCTGGTTCTTATGTACCAGTAGCGGAAACAGTTCGTGGCTTTAAGGAAATCCTTGAAGGAAAACATGACCAGCTACCAGAAGATGCCTTCCGTGGTGTCGGTTCAATCGAAGACGTCATTGCTAAGGCAGAGAAAATGGGATTTTAA
- the atpF gene encoding F0F1 ATP synthase subunit B, protein MDLTISTIIGDFILIAGSFLLLIFLVKKYAWGNLTNILDERAEKISSDIDGAEAARKKAEELASKREAELAGSRSEAKTIIENAKETAEKSRADILAEAKLEAGRLKEKANQEIAQNKAEALQSVKGEVADLTISLAGKIISQNLDGQAHKELIDQYIDQLGEA, encoded by the coding sequence ATGGATTTAACTATTAGTACCATTATTGGTGACTTTATTCTTATCGCTGGTTCCTTCCTTTTATTAATTTTTTTAGTGAAAAAATATGCCTGGGGAAATCTTACCAATATTTTAGATGAACGTGCTGAAAAAATTTCTTCAGATATTGACGGAGCAGAAGCTGCCCGTAAGAAGGCCGAAGAACTCGCTAGCAAACGTGAAGCTGAGTTGGCAGGTAGCCGTTCGGAAGCTAAGACAATTATCGAGAATGCAAAGGAAACAGCTGAGAAAAGTAGAGCTGACATCTTGGCTGAGGCGAAACTGGAAGCAGGACGCTTGAAAGAAAAAGCTAACCAAGAAATTGCTCAAAATAAAGCGGAAGCTTTACAAAGCGTTAAGGGTGAGGTAGCAGATTTGACGATTAGTCTCGCTGGTAAAATCATCTCACAAAACCTTGACGGACAAGCCCATAAAGAACTCATTGATCAGTACATCGATCAGCTAGGAGAAGCTTAA
- the atpA gene encoding F0F1 ATP synthase subunit alpha, giving the protein MAINAQEISALIKQQIENFKPIFDVTETGVVTYIGDGIARAHGLENAMSGELLIFENGSYGMAQNLESTDVGIIILGDFTDIREGDTIRRTGKIMEVPVGDNLIGRVVDPLGRPVDGLGEIHTDKTRPVEAPAPGVMERKSVSEPLQTGLKAIDALVPIGRGQRELIIGDRQTGKTTIAIDTILNQKGQDMICIYVAIGQKESTVRTQVETLRQYGALDYTIVVTASASQPSPLLFLAPYAGVAMAEEFMYQGKHVLIVYDDLSKQAVAYRELSLLLRRPPGREAFPGDVFYLHSRLLERSAKVSDELGGGSITALPFIETQAGDISAYIATNVISITDGQIFLGDGLFNAGIRPAIDAGSSVSRVGGSAQIKAMKKVAGTLRIDLASYRELEAFTKFGSDLDAATQAKLNRGRRTVEVLKQPVHKPLPVEKQVTILYALTHGFLDTVPVNDIVRFEEEFHAFFDAQHPEILETIRETKDLPEEAVLDAAITEFLNQSSFQ; this is encoded by the coding sequence TTGGCAATTAACGCACAAGAAATCAGCGCTTTAATTAAGCAACAAATTGAAAATTTCAAACCCATTTTTGATGTGACTGAAACTGGTGTTGTAACCTATATCGGGGACGGTATTGCGCGTGCCCACGGCCTTGAAAATGCCATGAGTGGAGAGCTCTTGATTTTTGAAAACGGCTCTTATGGTATGGCGCAAAACTTGGAATCAACAGACGTTGGGATCATCATTCTCGGTGACTTCACGGATATCCGTGAAGGAGACACTATCCGTCGCACGGGTAAAATCATGGAAGTTCCTGTCGGTGATAACTTGATTGGACGTGTTGTGGATCCACTTGGTCGTCCCGTTGATGGTCTCGGAGAAATCCATACTGACAAGACTCGTCCAGTAGAAGCACCAGCTCCTGGTGTTATGGAGCGTAAGTCTGTATCAGAACCATTGCAAACAGGTTTGAAAGCTATTGACGCCCTTGTACCGATTGGTCGTGGTCAGCGTGAGCTGATCATTGGTGACCGTCAGACAGGGAAAACAACCATTGCAATCGATACCATCTTGAACCAAAAAGGGCAAGATATGATCTGTATCTATGTGGCCATTGGACAAAAAGAATCAACAGTTCGTACACAAGTAGAAACACTTCGTCAGTACGGTGCCTTGGATTACACAATCGTTGTGACAGCCTCAGCTTCACAACCTTCTCCATTACTCTTCCTTGCTCCATATGCAGGGGTCGCTATGGCAGAAGAATTCATGTACCAAGGCAAGCATGTTTTGATCGTTTATGATGACCTATCTAAACAAGCGGTAGCTTATCGTGAACTTTCTCTCTTGCTCCGTCGTCCACCAGGTCGTGAGGCCTTCCCAGGGGATGTCTTCTACCTTCACAGCCGTTTGCTTGAGCGCTCAGCCAAAGTTTCTGACGAGCTTGGTGGTGGATCAATCACAGCCCTACCATTTATTGAGACGCAAGCAGGAGATATCTCTGCCTATATCGCAACCAACGTGATTTCTATCACTGACGGACAAATCTTCCTTGGAGATGGACTCTTTAACGCAGGTATTCGCCCAGCTATTGATGCGGGTTCATCTGTATCTCGTGTAGGTGGTTCTGCTCAGATTAAAGCCATGAAGAAGGTTGCTGGTACTCTTCGTATCGACCTTGCTTCATACCGTGAGTTAGAAGCCTTCACTAAGTTCGGTTCGGACTTGGATGCGGCTACTCAAGCTAAGTTGAATCGTGGTCGTCGTACGGTAGAAGTATTGAAACAACCTGTTCACAAGCCTTTGCCTGTTGAGAAACAAGTGACGATCCTGTATGCTTTGACACACGGATTCTTGGATACAGTTCCTGTAAATGACATTGTTCGTTTTGAGGAAGAGTTCCATGCCTTCTTTGATGCACAACATCCAGAGATTTTGGAAACCATTCGTGAAACAAAAGACTTGCCAGAAGAAGCAGTCTTGGATGCTGCGATTACAGAGTTTCTCAATCAATCCAGCTTCCAATAA
- a CDS encoding F0F1 ATP synthase subunit delta gives MDKKTVKVIEKYSMPFVQLVIEKGEEDRIFSDLAQIKQVAEETDLPSFLGQVAVGESDKEKTVRFFQDSVSPLMQNFFQVLLYNHRANLFYEVIVDCLSRLEKETNRFEVTIASAHPLTDDQKARLLPLIEKKMSLKVRTIKEQIDESLIGGFVIFANHKTIDVSIKQQLRVVKENLK, from the coding sequence ATGGACAAAAAGACAGTAAAGGTAATTGAAAAATACAGCATGCCTTTTGTCCAATTGGTGATTGAAAAGGGAGAAGAAGACCGTATCTTTTCTGACTTAGCTCAAATCAAGCAAGTCGCAGAAGAAACAGACTTGCCTTCTTTTTTAGGTCAAGTGGCAGTAGGTGAGTCGGATAAGGAAAAAACCGTTCGTTTCTTCCAAGACTCAGTGTCACCATTAATGCAAAACTTTTTTCAGGTGCTGCTATACAATCACAGAGCAAATTTATTTTATGAAGTAATTGTAGATTGTTTGAGTCGACTTGAAAAAGAAACGAATCGATTTGAAGTAACGATTGCCTCCGCTCATCCATTAACAGATGACCAGAAGGCGCGATTGCTTCCTTTGATTGAGAAAAAAATGTCTCTGAAAGTTCGGACTATCAAAGAACAAATCGATGAAAGTCTCATTGGTGGTTTTGTCATTTTTGCCAATCACAAGACAATTGATGTGAGTATTAAACAGCAACTTCGTGTTGTTAAAGAAAATTTGAAATAG
- a CDS encoding CHY zinc finger protein, producing the protein MIQAQGLLVDDESRCVHYHSEKDIVSLQCYECKKYYACYQCHNTMETHVFSPYPLALFEDRPILCGGCKRTMTFQEYQKQMACPYCSAPFNPGCKQHYSYYFK; encoded by the coding sequence ATGATACAAGCTCAAGGTTTATTGGTAGATGATGAAAGCAGATGTGTTCATTATCATAGTGAAAAGGATATTGTTTCACTCCAATGTTATGAATGCAAAAAATACTACGCATGCTATCAGTGTCACAATACTATGGAGACACATGTTTTTTCTCCCTATCCCTTGGCGCTTTTTGAGGATCGACCAATCTTATGTGGGGGTTGTAAGAGGACAATGACTTTCCAAGAATACCAAAAACAGATGGCTTGTCCTTACTGCAGTGCACCATTTAATCCAGGTTGTAAACAACACTATTCCTACTATTTTAAATAA
- a CDS encoding F0F1 ATP synthase subunit C, translated as MNLTFFGLCLACMGVSLAEGFLMNGLFKSAARQPDIIPQLRSLMIMGIAFIEGTFFVTLAMSFVIK; from the coding sequence ATGAATTTAACATTTTTCGGTCTATGTCTTGCCTGTATGGGTGTATCCCTTGCAGAAGGATTTTTGATGAACGGTTTGTTCAAGTCTGCAGCACGCCAACCAGACATCATCCCACAATTGCGTAGTTTGATGATCATGGGGATTGCCTTTATCGAAGGAACATTCTTTGTAACCTTGGCGATGTCATTTGTCATTAAATAG
- a CDS encoding F0F1 ATP synthase subunit epsilon: protein MAHLTVQIVTPDGLVYDHHASFVSVRTLDGEMGILPRHENMIAVLAVDEVKVKRIDDDTHVNWIAVNGGIIEIANDIITIVADSAERARDIDISRAERAKLRAEREIEEAHDKHLIDQERRAKIALQRAINRINVGNRL, encoded by the coding sequence ATGGCTCATTTAACTGTCCAGATCGTGACACCAGATGGCCTCGTCTATGATCACCATGCCAGCTTTGTATCGGTACGAACTCTGGATGGTGAGATGGGGATCTTGCCACGACATGAAAATATGATTGCGGTTTTAGCGGTTGATGAAGTGAAGGTAAAACGTATCGATGATGATACTCATGTGAACTGGATTGCAGTGAACGGAGGAATTATCGAGATTGCTAATGATATCATTACTATTGTAGCAGACTCAGCAGAGCGTGCTCGTGATATTGATATCAGTCGGGCAGAACGTGCGAAACTTCGCGCTGAACGAGAAATCGAAGAAGCCCATGACAAGCACTTGATTGACCAAGAACGTCGCGCAAAAATCGCATTGCAACGTGCTATCAACCGTATCAATGTCGGAAATAGACTATAA
- a CDS encoding F0F1 ATP synthase subunit gamma: MAVSLNDIKTKIASTKNTSQITNAMQMVSAAKLGRSEEAARNFQVYAQKVRKLLTDILHGNGSGGSTNPMLISRPVKKTGYIVITSDRGLVGGYNASILKAVMELKEEYHPDGKDFEIICIGGMGADFFKARGIQPIYELRGLADQPSFDEVRKIISKTIEMYQNELFDELYVCYNHHVNTLTSQMRVEQMLPIVDLDPNEADEEYSLTFELETSRDEILEQLLPQYAESMIYGAIIDAKTAENAAGMTAMQTATDNAKKVINDLTIQYNRARQAAITQEITEIVAGASALE; this comes from the coding sequence ATGGCAGTATCTCTAAATGATATTAAAACAAAAATCGCCTCAACAAAAAATACTAGTCAAATCACTAATGCCATGCAAATGGTATCGGCTGCCAAGTTAGGTCGCTCTGAAGAAGCAGCACGCAATTTTCAAGTTTATGCTCAGAAGGTTCGTAAGCTTTTGACGGATATTCTACATGGTAACGGATCTGGTGGCTCTACCAATCCAATGCTCATTAGTCGTCCAGTTAAGAAAACAGGCTATATCGTTATTACTTCAGACCGTGGCTTGGTTGGAGGTTATAATGCTTCCATCCTTAAAGCTGTGATGGAGCTGAAAGAAGAATATCATCCAGATGGTAAAGATTTTGAGATAATCTGTATTGGTGGTATGGGAGCTGATTTCTTTAAGGCTCGTGGTATTCAGCCAATCTATGAACTACGTGGCTTGGCAGATCAACCCAGTTTTGATGAAGTTCGTAAAATTATTTCAAAAACGATTGAGATGTACCAAAACGAACTTTTTGATGAATTGTACGTCTGCTACAACCATCATGTCAATACTCTCACAAGTCAAATGCGTGTGGAACAAATGCTTCCGATTGTTGACTTGGATCCAAATGAAGCAGATGAAGAGTATAGCTTGACCTTTGAGTTAGAAACGAGCCGTGATGAGATTCTAGAGCAGTTGTTGCCACAGTATGCCGAAAGTATGATTTACGGGGCTATTATCGATGCCAAGACAGCTGAAAATGCTGCAGGTATGACCGCCATGCAAACGGCGACCGATAATGCTAAGAAGGTCATCAATGATTTGACAATCCAGTATAACCGTGCTAGACAGGCGGCGATTACACAAGAAATTACAGAAATCGTAGCGGGGGCTAGTGCCTTAGAATAA
- a CDS encoding U32 family peptidase: MTKTLKRPEVLSPAGTLEKLKVAVQYGADAVFIGGQAYGLRSRAGNFTFEQMEEGVQFAAKYGAKVYVAANMVMHEGNEAGAGEWFRKLRDIGIAAVIVSDPALIMIAATEAPGLEIHLSTQASATNYETLEFWKELGLTRVVLAREVSMEELAEIRKRTDVEIEAFVHGAMCISYSGRCTLSNHMSMRDANRGGCSQSCRWKYDLYDMPFGQERKSLKGEIPEEFSMSAVDMSMIDHIPDMIENGVDSLKIEGRMKSIHYVSTVTNCYKAAVDAYLESPEKFEAIKQDLVDEMWKVAQRELATGFYYGTPSENEQLFGARRKIPEYKFVAEVVSYDDATQTATIRQRNVINEGDQVEFYGPGFRHFETYIEDLHDAKGNKIDRAPNPMELLTIKVPQPVQAGDMVRALKEGLINLYKEDGTSVTVRA; this comes from the coding sequence ATGACAAAAACATTAAAACGTCCTGAGGTTTTATCACCTGCAGGGACTTTAGAGAAGCTGAAAGTAGCTGTTCAATATGGTGCGGACGCAGTCTTCATCGGTGGACAGGCCTATGGTCTTCGTAGCCGTGCAGGAAACTTCACCTTTGAACAGATGGAAGAAGGCGTGCAGTTTGCTGCTAAGTACGGTGCCAAGGTCTATGTGGCTGCTAACATGGTTATGCACGAAGGAAACGAAGCTGGTGCTGGAGAATGGTTCCGTAAGTTGCGTGACATCGGGATTGCCGCAGTTATCGTGTCAGATCCAGCCTTGATTATGATTGCAGCAACCGAAGCACCAGGTCTTGAAATCCACCTTTCAACCCAAGCTAGTGCGACCAACTATGAAACTTTAGAGTTCTGGAAAGAACTTGGTCTAACTCGCGTGGTTTTGGCCCGTGAAGTTTCAATGGAAGAATTGGCAGAGATTCGCAAACGTACTGATGTAGAAATTGAAGCCTTTGTCCATGGAGCCATGTGTATTTCTTACTCAGGTCGCTGTACGTTATCAAACCACATGAGTATGCGTGATGCCAACCGTGGGGGCTGTTCTCAGTCTTGTCGTTGGAAATACGATCTTTATGACATGCCTTTTGGTCAAGAACGTAAGAGTCTGAAAGGTGAAATTCCAGAAGAATTTTCGATGTCAGCCGTTGACATGTCCATGATTGACCATATTCCAGATATGATCGAAAACGGTGTAGACAGTCTCAAGATTGAAGGTCGTATGAAGTCGATCCACTATGTTTCAACTGTGACCAACTGTTACAAGGCGGCTGTAGATGCTTATCTCGAAAGTCCCGAGAAATTTGAAGCCATCAAACAGGACTTGGTAGACGAGATGTGGAAGGTTGCCCAACGTGAATTGGCAACAGGTTTCTACTACGGTACACCGTCTGAAAACGAACAGTTGTTTGGCGCTCGTCGTAAAATTCCTGAATACAAGTTTGTCGCTGAAGTGGTTTCGTATGATGATGCGACTCAAACGGCAACCATTCGTCAACGGAATGTTATCAATGAAGGAGACCAAGTTGAGTTTTACGGACCAGGTTTCCGACATTTTGAAACTTATATCGAAGATCTTCATGATGCCAAGGGCAATAAAATAGACCGTGCTCCAAATCCAATGGAACTCTTGACAATCAAGGTTCCACAACCTGTTCAAGCAGGGGATATGGTCCGCGCTCTCAAGGAAGGGCTCATCAACCTCTATAAGGAAGACGGGACAAGTGTTACAGTTCGTGCCTAG
- a CDS encoding GntR family transcriptional regulator, producing MLPAYMKIHDQIKKDIDEHHWKIGERLPSERDLAEQFQVSRMTLRQAISLLVEEGVLERRVGSGTFVSSTRVQEKMRGTTSFTEIVKSQGKVPSSQLISYRRTIPNEQEVANLGIAPTENIIRMERVRYADQVPLVYEVASIPEKFIKDFKKEEITSHFFHTLQQHGYRIGKSQQTIYARLAKEKIAHYLEVEKGHAILALTQVSYLEDGTAFEYVKSQYVGERFEFYLENN from the coding sequence ATGTTACCAGCTTATATGAAAATCCACGATCAGATCAAGAAGGATATAGATGAGCATCATTGGAAAATCGGAGAGAGACTTCCAAGTGAGCGAGATTTAGCTGAACAGTTTCAAGTTAGCCGGATGACATTACGTCAGGCTATCTCTCTCTTGGTTGAGGAAGGAGTTTTGGAGCGTCGTGTAGGAAGTGGAACCTTTGTCTCTAGCACTCGTGTCCAAGAAAAAATGCGGGGTACAACCAGTTTTACGGAGATTGTCAAATCTCAGGGGAAAGTTCCTTCTAGTCAACTCATTTCTTACAGAAGAACCATTCCAAATGAGCAAGAGGTCGCTAATCTAGGGATTGCTCCGACAGAGAATATTATCCGCATGGAACGGGTGCGTTACGCTGACCAAGTTCCACTAGTCTATGAAGTCGCATCTATTCCTGAGAAATTTATTAAGGATTTCAAAAAAGAAGAAATCACCAGTCATTTCTTCCATACCTTGCAGCAACATGGCTATCGGATTGGCAAATCCCAACAGACCATTTATGCGAGATTGGCTAAGGAAAAAATTGCTCACTATCTAGAAGTTGAAAAAGGGCATGCCATTTTAGCCTTGACTCAGGTCTCTTATCTTGAAGATGGGACGGCTTTCGAGTATGTAAAGAGTCAATACGTGGGCGAACGCTTTGAATTTTATCTTGAAAATAACTAG
- a CDS encoding lactonase family protein, which yields MKETVYFGTYTRRLSKGIYKADFDTETGQLENLELFAAEPSPTYLAFDQQQHLYTVGSQDGLGGIAAYKTDGALLNHVVEEGAPHCYVAVDEKRGLVYGANYHKGQVLVYKRQADGSLIQTDLDQHSGQGPHENQTSPHVHFTDLTPDQYLVTCDLGTDEVTTYDVSPEGKLSKLYTYHSQAGAGARHIVFHHHYKIAYLICELNSTIEVLIYDGVGEFERMQVISTLPDGYEGFNATAAIRLSKDGKYLYASNRGHDSIAVYTILADGSLELLEIVPSHGKNPRDFDLSPDQEFLIAVHQDSDNATVFKRNPKSGRLAELSNDFHVPEAVCINFPH from the coding sequence ATGAAAGAAACTGTTTATTTTGGAACTTACACTCGTCGCTTATCTAAAGGGATTTACAAGGCAGATTTTGATACAGAAACAGGCCAGCTTGAAAATCTAGAACTCTTTGCTGCTGAACCAAGTCCAACCTACCTTGCCTTTGACCAACAGCAACACTTATACACTGTAGGGAGTCAGGATGGCTTAGGTGGAATCGCTGCATATAAGACAGATGGCGCTTTGCTAAATCATGTGGTTGAAGAAGGCGCTCCCCATTGTTATGTGGCAGTGGATGAAAAGCGTGGTCTCGTTTATGGGGCCAACTATCATAAAGGTCAAGTTCTGGTTTATAAACGTCAAGCAGATGGTAGCCTCATCCAAACGGATCTAGATCAGCATAGTGGACAAGGTCCTCATGAAAACCAAACTTCCCCACATGTACACTTTACAGATCTAACACCTGACCAGTACCTCGTCACTTGTGATCTAGGAACAGATGAAGTAACAACCTACGATGTTAGTCCAGAAGGAAAACTAAGTAAACTCTATACTTATCACAGCCAAGCTGGAGCAGGTGCACGCCACATCGTTTTCCACCACCACTATAAGATTGCCTATCTCATCTGCGAACTTAATAGCACGATAGAGGTCTTGATTTATGATGGAGTTGGTGAATTTGAACGCATGCAAGTTATTTCAACCTTACCAGATGGATACGAAGGCTTTAATGCTACTGCTGCCATTCGTCTTTCAAAAGATGGCAAATACCTCTACGCATCCAACCGAGGTCATGATTCCATTGCGGTCTATACAATCCTCGCTGATGGTAGCTTGGAATTATTAGAGATTGTACCAAGCCATGGTAAAAATCCACGTGATTTCGACCTGAGTCCTGATCAAGAGTTTCTCATTGCTGTTCATCAAGATTCTGATAACGCAACCGTCTTTAAGCGCAATCCTAAAAGTGGTCGTCTTGCAGAGCTTTCTAACGACTTCCATGTCCCTGAAGCAGTCTGCATCAACTTCCCACATTAA
- the atpB gene encoding F0F1 ATP synthase subunit A has protein sequence MEESLNPTVNIGPISFDLTLLAMSLVTVLMVFAFVYWASRKMTIRPKGKQNALEMIYDFVIGFTKPNIGESYIKDYSLFLFSLFLFILVANNIGLMAKVQTTNGYNLWTSPTANLGYDLSLSFLITLIAHVEGVRRRGVKEYLRAFVTPGFMTPMNILEEFTNFASLAIRIYGNIFAGEVLAGLLLALSQNALYWYPFAFIANMLWTAFSIFISCIQAYVFTMLSSMYIGKKINAGEE, from the coding sequence ATGGAAGAAAGTTTGAATCCAACCGTTAATATTGGACCAATATCCTTTGATTTGACCCTGCTTGCCATGTCTCTTGTAACTGTTTTGATGGTTTTTGCCTTTGTCTACTGGGCAAGTCGTAAAATGACCATCCGTCCAAAGGGCAAACAAAATGCTCTTGAGATGATTTACGACTTTGTGATTGGTTTTACCAAACCAAACATTGGAGAATCATACATCAAGGATTATTCCTTATTTCTGTTTTCTCTATTTCTGTTTATCTTGGTTGCCAATAATATCGGCTTAATGGCAAAAGTACAAACAACAAACGGTTATAACTTGTGGACTTCCCCAACAGCCAACCTTGGATACGATTTATCCCTATCATTCTTGATCACTTTGATCGCCCATGTAGAAGGAGTTCGTCGTAGAGGCGTTAAAGAATATTTGAGAGCATTTGTTACACCTGGCTTTATGACTCCGATGAACATTTTAGAAGAGTTCACCAATTTTGCTTCCTTGGCGATTCGGATCTACGGAAATATTTTTGCCGGTGAGGTCTTAGCTGGATTGCTATTAGCCTTGTCACAAAATGCTTTGTATTGGTATCCTTTTGCCTTTATCGCAAACATGTTATGGACAGCCTTTTCGATTTTCATTTCATGTATTCAAGCCTATGTCTTTACCATGTTGTCATCGATGTACATTGGTAAGAAGATAAATGCTGGGGAAGAGTAA